Below is a genomic region from Telmatobacter sp. DSM 110680.
TTAGGCTTGGTGCCTGACGTGAGAAGCGAGGAAGGGTGACTTACCGAATGTCCGAAGTCGGTGGCTGTTTTTATTGTGCCGGGGCGCGCTGCAAGCCAGATGATGAGGGCTGCGATCGGGACGGCGATTACGAAGAACAGAGTTTTCGGTGTTAAATGCTTCGGGCGAGGCGAAAGCCCAAGGCGTGGATTTGAAGTATTGCCGCTCAAGGCAGATTCCTTTCAGGGGGTGGAATCCTTCCGCCGCATAGCAGAATGCCGGAACCTAGTATCGCCCATGGGTAGCAGGGATGTCATCCACCTACGCTGTTGGATGCAAACAGGGGCAGCCTGATTGCGTTGCTCCTCGCCCAATTTGCCAATAGCTCGTGGGGGTGGCTGCCGACACTCTGAGTCGTGCATACGGTGAACCGGGTGTCAGGCTTTGGGCAACCGTACGGTTGCGGTTGTTCCATTTCCCGGATTGCTAGACAGAGTGATGGAGCCTTTAGATCTTTCAACTATGGCTTTGCAGATGGCCAAGCCAAGTCCAGCACCGCCGGTGGCACGTGCGCGCGATGGGTCTCCGCGATAGAAGCGGTCAAAGACATGCGGAAGAGCAGAGGGATCAATGCCTTCGCCGTGGTCCTGGACCGTGAATTCAACCGCGTTCCCGCGAAGCACTACGCTGAGTTCAACCTGCGATCGCTGCGGGCTGTGCTGGATGGCGTTCATCAGGAGGTTGGAGATGATCAGCTTGCAATCCTCACTGTTAAGTGGAACGATGCAGGCGTCCGCAGGCAGAGAGCCTACAGCCAACTCCACATTCCGTACGGCGGCAAAGGTCTCAAGCTCGGCGACGGTCTGAGCAGCACCCTGGCTCAAATCGCAATTGTCTTCAGAGTGCGAACTTGCGGTGCCGCTTTCGACGCGAGCCATAGTCAACATTTTGGCAACGAGTTCTTCAATGCGACCGGTGTCAGCGAGGGCGCGCTCGTTGCCAGCCTGGTATTCCTCTGGTGTGCGAGGGCGCATGCCTACGAGTTGCAGAGACGACTTAACGACGGCGACTGAAGTTTTCAACTCGTGTGCCGCGTCGGAAACAAATGTTCGTTGCTGCTTGAATGATCGCTCCAGCCTCTGCAGCGCGTTCTCAAGTGCACTGGTCAAGGGCGCGAGTTCGGCGGTTTCGCGCGCGGAGGCCGGTGGTGTGAACTCCCATGATTCCGCCGAGACGCGGCCGGCCATAGCGGCAAGCTGCCGCAGGGGATCAAGTCCACGATGAAGCACCCACGCGATCAGCGGTCCGGTAATAAGGATGAGGAGCAGCATGCCCGCCGCATAGAATTCCACCGCCCCATAGATCGCTTCCCAAACGCGTTCGGTAGGTGCGCCATAAAGGATGGTGACGAAACGAAGATGGCCACCGCCGGGTTCTCCGGGGTCGACGATGCGCGTGCCGCGCATGAAGAGCAGCCGGTAGCCGTGATCGTGGAGCTTGATACGGGAGAAGCCATTGTGGTCGGGAATCGATGCCATCGCCGCGCTGCCATTCCAATTCGGAGAGCGGCCCAGAAGATGTCCGCGCCCATCCCAGACTTCGTAGACATCTTCAAACGGCACATGCAGGTCTGCCAGGTCGAGCATCACGTTGTCGCCTGTGTCTTCTGCGTCCTGCACTGCGCCCAGCACCGAATCAGCACGGCCATGCAACATCACGTCGAAAGAGCGAAAATGGCTGTGGCGCTCGTACCCCCAGGCAAGCAGGATGACGATCATGGCCGAGGCCAGTTCCACCAGCAAGACTGCCGCGATCAGGCGAAACGCGATGCTGGTCTTTGCAAGTGCGGAGAGGCGCCTCATGCGGCGGGCTCGGGCGAGAGTCGATAACCGCGGCCTCGCAGGGTTTCGATCACCGGGGCCGCGTCGGGTACGGATGCATCCAGCTTCTTGCGAAGGTTCGAGACGTGCGCCTCGATCACATTGGAGTGGTGTTCCCAGTTGTAGTCGTAGAGGTGCTCAAGCAGTTCCTGCTTGCTAACGACCTTGCGCGGATGATGCAGCAGGTATTCGAGGATGTGGTACTCGGTGGGCGAAAGATCGACGAGCGCTCCGTTGCGGTGTACAGTCTGTTCCAACGAGTTGAGTGTGACGCCTAGCGCGTTCAGGGTTGGATGCGCCGCGCCCTTGCCGCGCCGGATCAGCGCCTTTACGCGGGCGAGAAGCTCGCCGAGATCGAAGGGCTTGGCGAGGTAGTCGTCAGCCCCGGCGTTCAGCAATTCAACGATGGTGTCTTTGCCTTCCTTGGCGGTAAGAATGAGGACCGGGGTCGCGTCTTTGCGGGCGCGCATGCGACGTAGCACTCCCGAACCGTCGAGTTTGGGCAGCATCAGGTCGAGGATCACGAGGTCGTAACAGAGGTTGCGCGCCGCGTCATCGCCGGCCTCGCCGTCGGCTGCCCAATCTACGGCAAAGCCCGGGCCGTCGCGCAGGGCCGCAGAAAGATTGTCGGCCAGACGGACTTCGTCTTCCACCAGCAGAATGCGCATGGGTTCTCCAATGAAGATTATTGTCACAGGTAGATTAAACGTTGCTGAAGTATGAGGCGATCTCTGCCTAGCAAGGCGCCAGGAGAACAGGGTCAACGGTGTGAAGCGCGGCCTTTACACTACATAAGGTCGTAGCGGTAAATCCCGATTTCTGCGAGTATTGGCA
It encodes:
- a CDS encoding HAMP domain-containing sensor histidine kinase, with protein sequence MRRLSALAKTSIAFRLIAAVLLVELASAMIVILLAWGYERHSHFRSFDVMLHGRADSVLGAVQDAEDTGDNVMLDLADLHVPFEDVYEVWDGRGHLLGRSPNWNGSAAMASIPDHNGFSRIKLHDHGYRLLFMRGTRIVDPGEPGGGHLRFVTILYGAPTERVWEAIYGAVEFYAAGMLLLILITGPLIAWVLHRGLDPLRQLAAMAGRVSAESWEFTPPASARETAELAPLTSALENALQRLERSFKQQRTFVSDAAHELKTSVAVVKSSLQLVGMRPRTPEEYQAGNERALADTGRIEELVAKMLTMARVESGTASSHSEDNCDLSQGAAQTVAELETFAAVRNVELAVGSLPADACIVPLNSEDCKLIISNLLMNAIQHSPQRSQVELSVVLRGNAVEFTVQDHGEGIDPSALPHVFDRFYRGDPSRARATGGAGLGLAICKAIVERSKGSITLSSNPGNGTTATVRLPKA
- a CDS encoding response regulator transcription factor translates to MRILLVEDEVRLADNLSAALRDGPGFAVDWAADGEAGDDAARNLCYDLVILDLMLPKLDGSGVLRRMRARKDATPVLILTAKEGKDTIVELLNAGADDYLAKPFDLGELLARVKALIRRGKGAAHPTLNALGVTLNSLEQTVHRNGALVDLSPTEYHILEYLLHHPRKVVSKQELLEHLYDYNWEHHSNVIEAHVSNLRKKLDASVPDAAPVIETLRGRGYRLSPEPAA